Proteins encoded in a region of the Psychromicrobium lacuslunae genome:
- a CDS encoding ROK family transcriptional regulator — protein sequence MSVEPRSLHRAPRNPGSQSALRQRNQQRIMESLLNAGSLTQAELSRQTGLSTATVSNIVKIMADDGLVSTAPTTSSGRRAVSVSLNSDGAVAVGIDVGRTHVRVIIASFDYRILAERSVPLPLGHLALEGVQAAAKLLEELLQETGLSHSAVVGAGVGIPGPIDSRTNTVLQGAILPEWVGINILELLESALKVPVYIDNDANLGALAQVTWGPHSSINDLIFIKIGSGIGAGLILGGSSHYGHIGVTGEIGHATISEQGLICRCGNRGCLETVASTAIMIELLSRGAAKPVTTEDIVRLAIGGDSATLRVLDDAGQAVGRAMANVANLLNPEVIVVGGPLAELGDILLEPIRRGLIRHSVPLIGESTQLAMSSMGNRAEALGGTALVFQQQGIHATT from the coding sequence ATGTCGGTCGAACCGCGCTCTTTACACAGAGCCCCGCGCAACCCTGGGTCACAGTCGGCGCTCCGGCAGCGCAATCAGCAGCGCATTATGGAGTCACTGCTCAATGCCGGCTCACTCACTCAGGCCGAACTCTCCAGACAGACCGGACTCTCCACCGCGACCGTCTCCAATATCGTCAAGATCATGGCCGATGACGGCCTGGTTTCTACCGCTCCCACCACCAGCTCAGGCCGCCGGGCAGTCTCGGTGAGCCTCAATTCGGATGGCGCAGTCGCGGTCGGCATCGATGTCGGACGTACTCACGTTCGGGTAATTATTGCCAGCTTCGATTATCGGATTCTGGCCGAGCGATCGGTGCCGCTACCACTCGGACATCTCGCTCTTGAGGGCGTCCAAGCTGCCGCCAAACTGCTCGAGGAACTACTCCAGGAGACCGGCCTGTCACACAGTGCCGTGGTCGGCGCAGGCGTCGGCATACCTGGGCCAATCGATAGCCGAACCAATACCGTGCTGCAAGGTGCAATCCTGCCGGAATGGGTGGGCATTAATATTCTCGAGCTGCTGGAGAGTGCGCTCAAGGTGCCGGTTTACATCGATAACGATGCTAACTTGGGCGCGTTGGCGCAAGTCACCTGGGGGCCGCACAGCTCAATCAACGATCTGATTTTCATTAAGATCGGCAGCGGCATCGGGGCTGGCCTAATCCTCGGTGGTAGCTCACATTACGGACACATCGGGGTGACCGGCGAGATCGGCCACGCCACCATCTCTGAACAGGGGTTGATCTGCCGCTGCGGCAATCGCGGCTGCCTGGAAACTGTGGCTTCCACGGCCATCATGATCGAGCTGCTCTCCCGCGGCGCGGCCAAACCGGTGACCACTGAAGACATTGTCCGGCTGGCCATCGGCGGGGATTCAGCCACCCTGCGCGTCCTCGACGACGCCGGCCAAGCAGTTGGCCGGGCGATGGCGAACGTCGCCAATCTGCTCAATCCGGAAGTGATCGTGGTTGGCGGACCGCTTGCCGAACTCGGCGACATCCTGCTCGAACCGATTAGGCGAGGCCTGATCCGTCATTCGGTGCCGCTGATTGGTGAATCAACGCAATTGGCGATGTCTTCGATGGGCAATCGCGCTGAAGCCCTGGGCGGCACGGCGTTGGTCTTTCAGCAACAAGGCATCCACGCCACAACCTAA